The following proteins come from a genomic window of Corallococcus sp. NCRR:
- a CDS encoding sensor histidine kinase encodes MKLRLRLRLALTAVAVTVPAVFALVQVEHSVRRRTTDEVIIASTMSQMQSGGRERCEAAPETWMVRSRSPQRPPWEREFLHDGTVAPNEPAGTRPAVGGPRPGDEGPPRRGPPGRRLPPVSLYPFDGRFVSKNPQAPALDDELRKGVQDDGVGVRRYSKADGALVQDLLLRMPWDGGPCEYVLARRVEPAESPEVGLPPLYVWGVPTLILLSAMVVALGPVVQRLRRLTDEVRASSGSGYEQPVTVNGSDEIAELARAFQQARAEIQARMAHQQAREQTLRDFLANTTHDVMTPLTVLQGHLAAMQQRMRSGEPLDSGLMLSAMSEAHYMASLVHNLGAAARLEAGAPQVQHAPVDLNALVSRVMGRHQPIARPQRIALESGVPATPTWVMGDETLLEQAVSNVVLNGIRYGREDGHVAVVLETTRHQTFHLRVIDDGPGISEEERSRILERRFRGNAARTREPQGQGLGLHIVHNVVELHGWKMTLAPSEYGGLEVAFTGPLMSPPE; translated from the coding sequence GTGAAGCTGCGGCTGCGGCTGCGGCTGGCGCTCACGGCGGTGGCGGTGACGGTGCCCGCGGTGTTCGCCCTGGTGCAGGTGGAGCACTCGGTGCGCCGCCGCACGACGGACGAGGTCATCATCGCGTCCACGATGTCGCAGATGCAGTCCGGGGGCCGCGAGCGCTGCGAGGCCGCGCCCGAGACCTGGATGGTCCGCTCCCGCTCACCCCAGCGTCCACCCTGGGAGCGCGAATTCCTGCACGACGGCACCGTCGCGCCAAACGAGCCTGCGGGCACGAGGCCCGCGGTGGGAGGCCCCAGGCCCGGGGACGAAGGTCCGCCGCGCCGGGGGCCGCCGGGGCGGCGCCTGCCGCCGGTGAGCCTCTACCCGTTCGACGGGCGGTTCGTTTCGAAAAACCCGCAGGCCCCGGCGTTGGACGACGAGCTGCGCAAGGGCGTGCAGGACGACGGCGTGGGCGTGCGCCGCTACTCGAAGGCGGACGGCGCGCTGGTGCAGGACCTGCTGTTGCGCATGCCCTGGGACGGAGGCCCCTGCGAGTACGTGCTCGCGCGCCGGGTGGAGCCCGCGGAGTCGCCGGAGGTGGGACTGCCGCCGCTGTACGTCTGGGGAGTGCCCACGCTCATCCTCCTGTCCGCGATGGTGGTGGCGCTGGGGCCGGTGGTGCAGCGCCTGCGCCGGCTGACGGACGAGGTGCGAGCCTCCTCGGGCAGTGGCTACGAGCAGCCCGTGACGGTGAACGGCAGCGACGAGATCGCGGAGTTGGCCCGCGCCTTCCAGCAGGCGCGAGCGGAGATCCAGGCACGGATGGCGCATCAGCAGGCGCGCGAGCAGACGCTGCGGGACTTCCTGGCGAACACGACGCACGACGTGATGACGCCGCTCACGGTGTTGCAGGGACACCTGGCCGCGATGCAGCAGCGGATGCGCTCGGGTGAGCCATTGGACTCAGGCCTGATGCTGTCCGCGATGAGCGAGGCGCACTACATGGCCTCGCTGGTGCACAACCTGGGAGCGGCGGCGAGGCTGGAGGCGGGAGCACCTCAGGTGCAGCACGCGCCGGTGGACCTGAACGCGCTGGTGTCACGGGTGATGGGCCGGCACCAGCCCATCGCGAGGCCCCAGAGAATCGCCCTGGAGAGCGGAGTCCCGGCGACGCCCACCTGGGTCATGGGCGACGAGACGCTGCTGGAGCAGGCGGTGAGCAACGTGGTGCTCAACGGCATCCGGTACGGGCGCGAGGACGGCCACGTGGCGGTGGTGCTGGAGACGACGCGCCACCAGACCTTCCACCTGCGGGTCATCGACGACGGGCCGGGCATCTCCGAGGAGGAGCGTTCGAGGATCCTGGAGCGCCGCTTCCGAGGCAACGCGGCGCGGACACGCGAGCCACAAGGTCAGGGCCTGGGCCTGCACATCGTGCACAACGTGGTGGAGCTGCACGGCTGGAAGATGACCCTGGCGCCGTCGGAATACGGAGGCCTGGAGGTCGCCTTCACCGGTCCGCTGATGTCTCCGCCGGAGTGA
- a CDS encoding oxidoreductase, whose product MSGTRHKVFLITGVSSGFGQAFSRAALDAGHTVIGTVRSEEAREAFARQHPTLAHGVVLDVTDFQAIPSVVARAREAVGPVDVLVNNAGYGHEGTLEESPLEDLRRQFDVNVFGAVAMIKAVLPEMRQRRSGHIVNVTSMGGFITLPGISYYCGSKFALEGISEALAQEVKDFGVRVTAIAPGSFRTDWAGRSMVRSGRSIADYDALFDPIRQARQQKSGRQAGDPARAARILLEVVEAESPPVHLLLGTDALRLVRAKLDRLSEEIAAWEAVTRSTDFD is encoded by the coding sequence ATGAGCGGCACACGGCACAAGGTCTTCCTGATCACCGGCGTCAGTTCGGGCTTCGGCCAGGCGTTCTCGCGGGCAGCGCTGGACGCGGGCCACACCGTCATCGGGACGGTGCGAAGCGAGGAGGCCCGCGAGGCCTTCGCGCGCCAGCACCCCACCCTCGCCCACGGCGTCGTGCTGGACGTGACGGACTTCCAGGCGATTCCGTCGGTGGTCGCCCGGGCGCGAGAGGCCGTGGGCCCCGTCGACGTGCTGGTGAACAACGCGGGCTACGGCCACGAGGGCACCCTGGAGGAGTCCCCGCTGGAGGATCTGCGGCGGCAGTTCGACGTCAACGTCTTCGGCGCGGTCGCGATGATCAAGGCGGTGCTGCCGGAGATGCGCCAGCGCCGCTCGGGCCACATCGTCAACGTCACCTCGATGGGCGGCTTCATCACCCTGCCCGGCATCTCGTACTACTGCGGAAGCAAGTTCGCGCTCGAGGGCATCTCGGAGGCGCTGGCGCAGGAGGTGAAGGACTTCGGCGTCCGGGTCACAGCGATCGCGCCGGGCTCGTTCCGCACGGACTGGGCCGGCCGCTCCATGGTGCGCTCGGGCCGGAGCATCGCGGACTACGACGCCCTCTTCGACCCCATCCGCCAGGCGCGACAGCAGAAGAGTGGCCGCCAGGCCGGAGACCCGGCCCGGGCCGCGCGCATCCTGCTGGAGGTCGTGGAGGCGGAATCTCCGCCCGTGCACCTGCTGCTCGGCACGGACGCGCTGCGGCTGGTCCGGGCGAAGCTCGACCGTCTCTCCGAGGAGATCGCCGCATGGGAGGCCGTCACCCGCTCCACCGACTTCGACTGA
- a CDS encoding DUF1772 domain-containing protein yields MKRGGRLDLANACLLFLCTSMYLGTGWSLILFSFPIAPRLTVDNYYLQFVPQVQAATRFFTWMTAVMLLSAGVLAWRERKTALRWYPVGVGVAVVVATLLTRIYIFPYNDEMAAGITSPERLREVLDAWMRMNRIRVGLWTVQWLLTLGYFVHRVLRAEQPAGERWRMGLSVPPRREAHA; encoded by the coding sequence ATGAAGCGCGGCGGCCGTCTGGATCTGGCGAACGCGTGCCTGCTGTTCCTGTGCACGTCCATGTACCTGGGCACGGGCTGGTCGCTGATCCTCTTCTCGTTCCCCATCGCGCCCCGGCTCACGGTGGACAACTACTACCTGCAGTTCGTGCCGCAGGTGCAGGCGGCCACCCGGTTCTTCACCTGGATGACGGCGGTGATGCTGCTGTCCGCCGGAGTGCTGGCGTGGCGCGAGCGCAAGACGGCCCTGCGCTGGTACCCCGTGGGCGTGGGGGTGGCGGTGGTGGTGGCCACGCTGCTCACGCGCATCTACATCTTCCCGTACAACGACGAGATGGCGGCGGGCATCACGTCGCCTGAACGGCTGAGAGAGGTGCTGGACGCGTGGATGCGGATGAACCGCATCCGCGTGGGGCTGTGGACGGTGCAGTGGCTGCTCACGCTGGGCTACTTCGTGCACCGGGTGCTGCGCGCGGAGCAGCCCGCTGGGGAGCGCTGGCGCATGGGGCTGTCCGTGCCGCCGCGCCGGGAGGCCCACGCATGA
- a CDS encoding alpha/beta fold hydrolase, with the protein MSAETIHEPRYTEEIVPFLAGDGRALHLVHLRGVEKADKGPVVLVHGAGVRGNIFRAPVRQTVVDALIEDGYDVWLENWRASMDVEPGEWTLDQAAVLDHPPAIRTVREKTGADKLKAIIHCQGSTSFTMAAVAGLLPEVDLIITNAVSLHPVVPGTAKVKLHYAVPLVAHLTPFLDPQWAYGGPTRTARMLTRVVQATHHECDNLVCRWTSFTYGTGFPVLWRHENLNAQTHDWLQHEFGPVPFSFFKQMDQCVRAGHLVPVEGFRALPEDLGVREPQTDARFVFFAGEENRCFLAESQRRSFEHLEHFHPGRHALHVLPGYGHLDVFMGKRASQDVFPLILSELDRTTVH; encoded by the coding sequence ATGTCCGCGGAAACAATCCATGAGCCGCGCTACACCGAGGAGATCGTTCCCTTCCTCGCGGGTGACGGCCGCGCGCTGCACCTGGTTCACCTGCGCGGTGTCGAGAAGGCGGACAAGGGGCCGGTGGTGCTGGTGCACGGCGCCGGCGTGCGCGGGAACATCTTCCGCGCGCCGGTGCGCCAGACCGTCGTGGATGCGCTGATTGAAGACGGCTACGACGTGTGGCTGGAGAACTGGCGCGCCAGCATGGACGTGGAGCCGGGCGAGTGGACCCTGGACCAGGCCGCCGTCCTGGACCACCCGCCCGCCATCCGCACCGTGCGGGAGAAGACGGGCGCGGACAAGCTCAAGGCCATCATCCACTGCCAGGGCTCCACCAGCTTCACCATGGCCGCGGTGGCGGGGCTCCTTCCGGAGGTGGACCTCATCATCACCAACGCGGTGTCGCTGCACCCGGTGGTGCCCGGGACGGCGAAGGTGAAGCTGCACTACGCCGTGCCGCTGGTCGCGCACCTGACGCCCTTCCTGGATCCGCAGTGGGCCTACGGCGGCCCCACGCGCACGGCCCGGATGCTGACGCGCGTGGTGCAGGCCACGCATCACGAGTGCGACAACCTGGTCTGCCGCTGGACGAGCTTCACCTACGGCACGGGCTTCCCGGTGCTCTGGCGCCACGAGAACCTCAACGCCCAGACGCACGACTGGCTCCAGCACGAGTTCGGCCCCGTGCCCTTCAGCTTCTTCAAGCAGATGGACCAGTGCGTGCGCGCCGGCCACCTGGTGCCCGTGGAGGGCTTCCGCGCGCTGCCAGAGGACCTGGGCGTGCGCGAGCCCCAGACGGACGCGCGCTTCGTCTTCTTCGCGGGCGAAGAGAACCGCTGCTTCCTCGCGGAGAGCCAGCGCCGCAGCTTCGAACATCTGGAGCACTTCCACCCGGGCCGGCACGCGCTGCACGTCCTGCCGGGCTACGGCCACCTGGACGTCTTCATGGGCAAGCGCGCGTCCCAGGACGTCTTCCCCCTCATCCTCTCCGAGTTGGATCGCACGACGGTCCACTGA
- a CDS encoding patatin-like phospholipase family protein, with protein sequence MSPAASRWLERQARVNGRPWRWALAAIGWITVVTGAAQMFMPGLELRLLHADASAAPAHFFRIVGMFMVLFGGLLLHGLHEPRANPAAFLWTGLQKVGACGMVAVGVARGVLSPLALGVAAFDALSAVLVLGFYASLRQREQIITVLRPETEEAAPEVTTPSVSALRIAEATRNGVPTPRRPVRTFGEGAAVPSFPAEAPRRSLVLAGGGMRVAWQAGVLRALTDARLSFSHADGTSGGIITLAMWLSGQSPAEMCERWRTLDVKDFVSLMPLDEYARPWKLGSLGDADGIVQRVFPNLGVDVDAIRANRERSGTFNVCDFTRKTNEAIPHTEVDRDLLVAGISLPLFMPPVAKDSHLYLDSVWIQDANVLEAVRRGADEVWIVWCIGNTPRYANGFFRQYVHMIELSANGALFAQLKQVREMNARILAGEHVPGHSRPVTVHLIKPEHPLPLDPDFYAGHITAETLIDQGYSDACRYLATADGQGLPLTPEITQMTEPAYDLSFRETMSGPLAMGTTDPEAGAHDGRSTPFTMHCTITIDDMEAFIRDPDHTARLVAHVQYKPLGMDLPVREGSFNLFRATDDPRTKIMTYGLRFQANGQDYYLDGTKTLRDDPGPDLWRDTTRLYSYLHAGLDARGPVVGAGVLVLGMRELLHLVSSMRSSRGGVEGAEMMARFGHLFLGALWDLYAPEAPVREREEEAPHGHEG encoded by the coding sequence ATGAGCCCGGCCGCGTCGCGATGGTTGGAGCGCCAGGCCCGCGTCAACGGAAGGCCCTGGCGCTGGGCGCTCGCGGCCATCGGATGGATCACCGTCGTCACTGGCGCGGCGCAGATGTTCATGCCGGGGCTGGAGCTGAGGCTGTTGCACGCGGATGCGTCCGCCGCGCCCGCGCACTTCTTCCGCATCGTGGGCATGTTCATGGTGCTGTTCGGCGGCCTGCTCCTGCACGGCCTGCACGAGCCCCGGGCGAACCCCGCCGCCTTCCTGTGGACCGGCCTCCAGAAGGTGGGCGCCTGCGGCATGGTGGCGGTGGGCGTGGCGCGCGGCGTGCTGTCGCCCCTGGCGCTGGGGGTGGCGGCGTTCGACGCGCTGTCCGCCGTGCTGGTGTTGGGGTTCTACGCGTCGCTGCGCCAGCGCGAGCAGATCATCACCGTGCTCAGGCCAGAGACGGAGGAAGCGGCTCCAGAGGTCACCACCCCCTCCGTCAGCGCGCTGCGGATCGCGGAGGCGACCCGGAACGGCGTGCCGACTCCGCGGCGGCCCGTGCGCACGTTCGGGGAGGGCGCGGCCGTCCCGTCCTTCCCGGCGGAGGCGCCCCGGCGCTCGCTGGTGCTCGCGGGCGGTGGCATGCGCGTCGCGTGGCAGGCGGGCGTGCTGCGCGCGCTGACGGACGCGCGGCTGTCCTTCTCCCACGCGGACGGCACCTCCGGCGGCATCATCACCCTGGCGATGTGGCTGTCCGGCCAGTCCCCCGCGGAGATGTGCGAGCGGTGGCGGACGCTGGACGTGAAGGACTTCGTGTCGCTGATGCCGCTGGATGAATACGCGCGGCCCTGGAAGCTCGGCTCGCTGGGGGACGCGGACGGCATCGTCCAGCGCGTCTTCCCGAACCTGGGCGTGGACGTGGACGCCATCCGCGCGAACCGCGAGCGCTCCGGCACCTTCAACGTGTGCGACTTCACCCGGAAGACGAACGAGGCCATCCCGCACACGGAGGTGGACCGCGACCTGCTGGTGGCCGGCATTTCCCTGCCGCTCTTCATGCCCCCGGTGGCGAAGGACAGCCACCTGTACCTGGACTCGGTGTGGATCCAGGACGCCAACGTGCTGGAGGCCGTGCGCCGGGGCGCGGACGAGGTGTGGATCGTCTGGTGCATCGGCAACACGCCCCGGTACGCCAACGGCTTCTTCCGCCAGTACGTCCACATGATTGAACTGAGCGCGAACGGCGCGCTCTTCGCCCAGCTGAAGCAGGTGCGCGAAATGAACGCGCGCATCCTCGCGGGCGAGCACGTGCCGGGACATTCGCGGCCCGTCACCGTGCACCTCATCAAACCCGAGCACCCGCTGCCCCTGGACCCGGACTTCTACGCGGGCCACATCACGGCCGAGACCCTCATCGACCAGGGCTACTCGGACGCCTGCCGCTACCTGGCGACAGCGGACGGCCAGGGCCTGCCCCTCACCCCGGAGATCACCCAGATGACCGAACCCGCCTATGACCTGAGCTTCCGCGAGACCATGTCCGGTCCGCTCGCGATGGGCACCACCGACCCCGAGGCCGGCGCCCACGACGGGCGCTCCACGCCCTTCACCATGCACTGCACCATCACCATCGACGACATGGAGGCGTTCATCCGCGATCCGGACCACACGGCCCGGCTGGTGGCGCACGTGCAATACAAGCCGCTGGGCATGGACCTGCCCGTGCGCGAGGGGAGCTTCAACCTCTTCCGCGCCACGGATGATCCCCGCACGAAGATCATGACCTACGGCCTGCGCTTCCAGGCGAACGGCCAGGACTACTACCTGGACGGCACGAAGACGCTGCGTGACGACCCGGGCCCGGACCTCTGGCGCGACACCACGCGGCTCTACAGCTACCTGCACGCGGGCCTGGACGCGCGCGGCCCGGTGGTGGGCGCGGGCGTCCTGGTGCTGGGCATGCGCGAGCTGCTCCACCTGGTGTCCAGCATGCGCTCGTCACGCGGGGGCGTGGAGGGCGCGGAGATGATGGCCCGCTTCGGCCACCTGTTCCTGGGCGCGCTCTGGGACCTCTACGCCCCGGAGGCGCCGGTGCGCGAGCGCGAAGAGGAGGCCCCGCATGGCCACGAGGGATGA
- a CDS encoding response regulator transcription factor: MGDRILLVEDDDPLGSQIVGHLRGAGFEPVWWREGRLLVSGDLPDVSLVVLDLMLPGTYGLDMLKALRTFSEVPVLILSARNDTLDKVRALKLGADDYMTKPFWPEELVERVRARLRRPTLQKEQAVVEVGPLRIDLQGHTVQVQGRPVELTRVEFGLLAALARRPREAVTRQWLVEHVLDPEREGTERTLDVHVSRLRRKLGPVKCVETVWGVGYRLVPGEDA; encoded by the coding sequence ATGGGCGACCGCATCCTGCTGGTGGAGGATGACGACCCGCTCGGGTCCCAGATTGTCGGGCACCTGCGCGGCGCGGGCTTCGAGCCCGTGTGGTGGCGCGAGGGCCGGCTGCTGGTGTCCGGCGACCTGCCGGACGTGAGCCTCGTGGTGTTGGACCTGATGCTGCCGGGCACCTACGGCCTGGACATGCTCAAGGCGCTGAGGACCTTCTCGGAGGTGCCCGTGCTCATCCTGAGCGCGCGCAACGACACGCTGGACAAGGTCCGGGCGCTGAAGCTGGGCGCGGACGACTACATGACGAAGCCCTTCTGGCCGGAGGAACTGGTGGAGCGCGTGCGAGCGCGCCTGCGCCGGCCCACGCTGCAGAAGGAGCAGGCGGTGGTGGAGGTGGGCCCGCTGCGCATCGACCTGCAGGGGCACACGGTGCAGGTGCAGGGGCGGCCGGTGGAGCTCACGCGGGTGGAGTTCGGGCTGCTCGCGGCGCTGGCGCGCAGGCCGCGGGAGGCGGTGACGCGGCAGTGGCTGGTGGAGCACGTGTTGGATCCGGAGCGTGAGGGCACGGAGCGCACGCTGGACGTCCACGTGTCGCGGCTGCGGCGCAAGCTGGGGCCGGTGAAGTGCGTGGAGACGGTGTGGGGCGTGGGCTACCGGCTGGTGCCCGGGGAGGATGCGTGA
- a CDS encoding acetoacetate decarboxylase family protein, whose product MFLPRRIQTQYGRYSRVDDIPYALPVDSKGAPAMLAAFTVDARRAAALLPGNELHPLRVSRDRSVLLVSVIDYKRTDIGAYIEFSIALACTHGRRPAPPLLPLLFQKRFGVGQYVVDLPVNTEISVKGGKGIWGMPKHLARLDFQVESGSVSSRYEEGGQQAVRVRIERPKLAWLPLRMAAVNYCAFRGMLMKSTIYFRGRFGFRLGKRAWGTLELGDHPRVQALRDLSISPSPFFTGFFPSSSGVLDDHCEAWFLTQPTLPPDTYPEGLESVVDLGQDQTPMPPPEADGAPPRALQAVAPVPEARPREEARP is encoded by the coding sequence ATGTTCCTGCCTCGACGCATCCAGACCCAGTACGGCCGCTATTCGCGGGTGGATGACATCCCGTACGCGCTGCCGGTGGACTCGAAGGGGGCGCCGGCGATGCTGGCCGCCTTCACCGTGGACGCCCGCCGCGCGGCGGCCCTGCTGCCCGGCAACGAATTGCACCCGCTGCGCGTGTCGCGCGACCGGAGCGTGCTGCTCGTCTCCGTCATCGACTACAAGCGGACGGACATCGGCGCGTACATCGAGTTCAGCATCGCGCTCGCGTGCACGCACGGACGCAGGCCCGCGCCGCCGCTGTTGCCCCTGCTGTTCCAGAAGCGCTTCGGCGTGGGGCAGTACGTGGTGGACCTGCCGGTGAACACGGAGATCTCCGTGAAGGGCGGCAAGGGCATCTGGGGCATGCCCAAGCACCTGGCCCGCCTGGACTTCCAGGTGGAGAGCGGCTCCGTGAGCAGCCGCTACGAGGAGGGCGGCCAGCAGGCGGTGCGCGTGCGCATCGAGCGGCCGAAGCTCGCGTGGCTGCCCTTGCGGATGGCGGCGGTGAACTACTGCGCCTTCCGGGGGATGCTGATGAAGTCCACCATCTACTTCCGGGGCCGCTTCGGCTTCCGGTTGGGGAAGCGCGCGTGGGGGACGCTGGAACTGGGGGACCATCCGCGCGTGCAGGCGCTGCGGGACCTGAGCATCTCCCCGAGCCCCTTCTTCACCGGGTTCTTCCCGTCGTCCAGCGGCGTGCTGGATGACCACTGCGAGGCGTGGTTCCTCACCCAGCCCACGCTGCCTCCGGACACCTATCCGGAGGGGCTCGAGAGCGTGGTGGACCTGGGGCAGGACCAGACGCCCATGCCGCCTCCGGAGGCGGACGGCGCTCCGCCGAGGGCGCTCCAGGCCGTGGCGCCGGTGCCCGAAGCACGCCCGCGTGAGGAAGCGCGGCCATGA
- a CDS encoding LysR family transcriptional regulator, translating into MRGSEFADLRAFVTIAEQGNFTRAAARLRISPSTLSETLRALEERLGVRLLNRTTRSMSLTEAGTRLLARFKPAMEEMDAAVEAVRHLRDTPTGTVRLHLPRLASASLLEPLLGRFREAYPDIVLELSIDDAATDIVAKGFDAGITLGELLEKDMIAVPLGGTLRQLAVASPEYLARHGRPRTPADLHAHRCINWRKPGSTRLYSWEFQKDGHWVSIAVEGPLIVSHRDVALTAAAQGVGIAFAYWSEQWLRPLLDAGKLVPVLEEFSPPFPGWYLYYPKQRYTPAAVRALVDFLRRETKPPARGSRKR; encoded by the coding sequence ATGCGCGGAAGCGAATTCGCGGACCTGCGGGCGTTCGTCACCATCGCCGAGCAGGGCAACTTCACCCGGGCGGCGGCGCGGCTGCGCATCTCTCCTTCCACGCTGAGCGAGACCCTTCGCGCCCTGGAGGAGCGCCTGGGCGTGCGGCTCTTGAACCGCACGACGCGGAGCATGTCCCTCACGGAGGCGGGGACGCGGCTGCTCGCGCGGTTCAAGCCCGCGATGGAGGAGATGGACGCGGCCGTGGAGGCGGTCCGCCACCTGCGCGACACGCCAACGGGCACCGTGCGCCTGCACCTGCCCCGGCTCGCGTCGGCGTCGCTCCTGGAGCCGCTGCTGGGCCGCTTCCGCGAAGCGTATCCGGACATCGTCCTGGAGCTGTCCATCGACGACGCGGCCACCGACATCGTGGCGAAGGGCTTCGACGCCGGCATCACGCTGGGTGAGCTGCTGGAGAAGGACATGATCGCCGTGCCGCTGGGCGGCACGCTCCGGCAGCTCGCGGTGGCATCGCCGGAATACCTCGCGCGCCACGGCAGGCCTCGCACGCCCGCGGACCTGCACGCGCACCGCTGCATCAACTGGCGCAAGCCCGGCAGCACCCGGCTGTATTCATGGGAGTTCCAGAAGGATGGCCACTGGGTCTCCATCGCGGTGGAGGGGCCGCTCATCGTCTCGCATCGCGACGTGGCGCTGACCGCCGCGGCCCAGGGCGTGGGCATCGCGTTCGCCTACTGGTCCGAGCAATGGCTCCGCCCCCTGCTCGACGCGGGGAAGCTGGTGCCGGTGCTGGAGGAGTTCTCGCCGCCGTTCCCGGGCTGGTACCTCTACTACCCGAAGCAGCGCTACACGCCCGCGGCGGTCCGCGCGTTGGTGGACTTCCTGCGCCGCGAGACGAAGCCCCCGGCGCGCGGCTCCCGCAAGAGATGA
- a CDS encoding dioxygenase family protein encodes MKSESPQDLSPKVITRRSILRGIGLSLAAVPVAKLLVACGGDDTTGGDTNTGTDAGVVDPGFWATGGTAAMTAAAAYPDPFASGLGTVCNLACEATLGPCYATTVDRKDISEGHDGLPVRLAFLVVDEACQPIPNATVDIWHAGPEGLYSGEDASDFCTSGDATARAARWFRGVQTTDANGRVDFDTCFPGWYSSRTIHIHFTVRVNGQEFVTSQLFFDDSTSDDIVNHQPLYNTRGERDTTNQNDTVVSGDAVGDYLFATQRMPDGAMLASKTLVIRSSLNNASCAMPGGSGGGGGPGGPPPGGDGGMGPPPGFDGGRS; translated from the coding sequence ATGAAGAGCGAATCCCCTCAGGACCTTTCCCCCAAGGTCATCACGCGCCGGAGCATCCTGCGCGGCATTGGCCTGTCGCTGGCCGCGGTTCCCGTGGCGAAGCTGTTGGTCGCCTGCGGTGGCGACGACACGACGGGCGGCGACACGAACACCGGCACCGACGCGGGCGTGGTGGATCCGGGCTTCTGGGCCACGGGCGGCACCGCGGCGATGACGGCCGCCGCCGCGTATCCGGATCCGTTCGCGTCCGGCCTGGGCACGGTGTGCAACCTCGCCTGCGAGGCCACGCTGGGGCCCTGCTACGCGACCACGGTGGACCGCAAGGACATCAGCGAGGGCCATGACGGCCTGCCGGTACGCCTGGCCTTCCTCGTCGTGGACGAGGCCTGCCAGCCCATTCCGAACGCCACGGTGGACATCTGGCACGCGGGCCCGGAGGGCCTGTACTCCGGCGAGGACGCGAGCGACTTCTGCACGTCCGGTGACGCCACGGCCCGAGCGGCGCGGTGGTTCCGAGGCGTGCAGACCACGGACGCCAACGGGCGCGTGGACTTCGATACGTGTTTCCCCGGCTGGTACAGCAGCCGCACCATCCACATCCACTTCACGGTGCGAGTGAACGGCCAGGAGTTCGTCACGTCGCAGCTCTTCTTCGACGACTCGACGAGCGACGACATCGTCAACCACCAGCCGCTCTACAACACGCGTGGCGAGCGCGACACGACCAACCAGAACGACACGGTGGTCTCCGGGGACGCGGTGGGCGACTATCTCTTCGCCACGCAGCGCATGCCGGACGGCGCGATGCTGGCGTCCAAGACGCTGGTCATCCGCTCGTCGTTGAACAATGCGTCCTGCGCCATGCCGGGTGGCAGCGGCGGCGGGGGTGGACCCGGCGGTCCCCCGCCAGGTGGCGACGGTGGCATGGGTCCCCCGCCGGGCTTCGACGGTGGCAGGTCGTGA